TCGTGCCGGCACTGCGTAAGATCGCGTTTAAGCCGGCTTTTTGGGTTAACTCAGCAGCTTTGCCAAAGCGTTCAGGATGGCGGGGCACCAGAATTAACAACAGATCAGGAAATTGTTTCAGCAGTTTACAATGTGCGTCCAGAAGGATGGTCTCTTCCCCATCATGGGTGCTGGTGGCTATCCATACTGGCCGATGAGGTGCCCATTGGCGCCGCAATGTGACGGCTTTCGCCGCAAGCTCTGGTGTCACCGAGATATCGAACTTAAGGCTGCCGGTCACAGAGAGCTGAGAACGCCTTAATCCCAACTCGATAAAGCGTTCACCATCTTCCTGATTTTGTGCCGCGATCAAAGTGATTTTGTTTAAAATGGTTTTAATGAAGCTGCTAATTTTCTGATATCCCGCCGCAGAACGGGCGGACAGCCTTGCGTTGGCGATAACCAGCGGAATTTCCCGTTGGTGTAGCGCAGTGATCAAATTAGGCCACAGTTCGGTTTCCATAATGATCACTAACTTGGGATTGACGTGATCAAGAAAACGGTTCATTGAACCGGGCAGGTCATAGGGAAGATAGACATGGTTAACATCATTGCCCAGAGCAGACAGCACCCTTTCAGAGCCTGTCGGTGTCATGGTGGTTATCGTAATCGGCAACAAAGGATAGTGGTGCCGTAAGATCCGCACCAGCGGAATGGCAGCCAGTGTCTCTCCAACAGAAACGGAATGCAGTAAAATCCCCCCAGGGGTGACTTTTTGGGCGCAGAAGCCATAGCGCTCACCCCAGCGTTTACGATACGCCGGTGATTTGCGACTGCGCAGCAGTAGGCGTAACCAGATAATGGGTTGGATAAGGTAGAGGAGTACCTGATATAAGCGAAGCAACATTCTATCAAATTCACTGACATGGACTGCGGTTATAGTACCACATTGGCTTGAAGAAAGTGTGTAAAATGCGGATATGTTGTGCGCCTGTTTCTACTAAGTTGGGGGAAAAGTAGTTAATGTGTCAGATAAATACACTTGATATCTAAAGATAGAAAGAGGAAGTTGCTATCTTTAGAATATAATGTAATGAGATTTCTGCCTCAAGCGCGAATATTGGAAACACAATGGGCAAAACATCCCCTCGATTTAAAAAGATCCTGATCATAAAACTAAGACATCATGGTGATACATTGCTTATCACGCCAGTTGTGAATACGTTGAAAGAAAATTTTCCTGGCGCTAAAATTGATGTTTTACTGTACAAAGAAACAGGGCCAATGTTACAGAATCTCACTTCCGTATCTCATATTTTTGCCATAGATAGACAGTGGAAAAAGGAAGGAACGAAAGCGTATATCGCCCATCATTGGTGTTTGTTGAAGCAATTAAGAAAAAGAAAATATGATCTCATCATTAACCTTGCTGATCAGTGGTACAGCGCTTTGGTATCTAAGATTTCTGGGGCCCCAATCCGTATTGCCTTTGATTTTCCCAAACGACAAAACGGGTTATGGAAAGTTTGTTTTAGTGACTTGATTTCTACGGAAGGTGAAGAATCTCTACATGTTGTTGAGCAAAATCTATCAATACTGAAACCGATTAACCTTTCCAATATCAATTTTGATGTAACGATGAGTTATAGTGAAGATGATTGGCATAAGGTATCAAATCTTTTGCGTGTCGGTGGGATTCATCACAAGTATATTGTTATCCATCCGGCATCACGCTGGTTTTTCAAGTGCTGGAATGATGGGAAGATGAGTGAAATCATTCACGCTTTGCAAGCAGACGGACATTCAATTGTCGTTACATCAGGGCCTGAGTCACGGGAAAAAGAGATGGTGGAGAAAATTTTATCCGCCTGTAATCAGGAAAATGTTATCTCTTTAGCGGGTCAACTCACATTACCCCAACTTGGGGCTTTGATTGCCCATGCTAAGTTGTTTATTGGGGTTGATTCTGTTCCTATGCATATGGCTGCTGCCTTGAAAACACCTTGTATTGCATTATTTGGGCCTTCTAAATTAGTTTTCTGGCGTCCATGGCAGGTTAATGGGGAAGTGATTTGGGCGGGGAATTACGGTAAATTACCTGATCCTGATGATATTGATACCAAAACAGAGACTCGTTATTTGGATCTTATCCCTACTGATGTTGTGATTACTGCTGCCCGGAGATATTTATCATGAAACCTATGCGCCTTGCCATTGTCCGGCAAAAATATCGGCCTGATGGAGGTGCTGAACGTTTTATTTCCAGAGCACTTGAAGCCTTAGATAATGATAGCTTGGACTTGAACGTCATTACTCGCTCTTGGGAAGGGAGTCGTAATCCTAATTGGCACGTGCATTTGGTCAATCCTTTTAAATGGGATCGGATTAGTCGAGAGAAGCGATTTGCCGAGGCCGCCATCCGTATTTGGCAAAGAGAGAAATTCGATATTGTTCAAAGTCATGAACGAATTGCCGGATGTGATGTGTATCGGGCGGGGGATGGTGTCCATCGACGTTGGTTGCAGCAAAGAGCACGTATCTTACCATCTTGGAAAAGCAAATTGCTTTTTGCCAGCCGCTATCATCGTTATGTTATGGATGCTGAGAAAAGGATGTATTTCTCCCCTGAATTAAAAAAAGTGATTTGCAACTCTGAGATGGTTAAGCGTGAGGTAATGGAAGATTTTGGTCTTCCTGATGAAAAAATTTCTGTTATCTATAATGCCATTGACCAGTCACAATTTTTTCCTGTCGGGGAAACTGAACGGATCGCGTTACGGCAGAAATATGCTATTCCTGTACAGGCAAAATGTTTTGTCTATGTAGGCTCAGGTTTTGAAAGAAAAGGATTAAAAGCTGCAATAGAAGCTATCAGCATGACAGATGCTTATCTGGTTGTGATCGGACAAGATAAAGAAGAAGATAAATATAAGCAGTTAGCCAACTCACTTGGTTGTCATAAACAAGTTCGATTTTTTGGCGTACAAAAAAAGACACTGCCATTTTATCAAATAGCGGATGGTTTATTATTACCAACGCTATATGATCCTTTCCCGAACGTTATTTTGGAAGCAATGGCATGTGGCTTACCTGTCATAACAAGTGATACTTGTGGAGGAGCTGAATTCATTGTTTCAGGAGAGAACGGCTTTGTGTGCGATGCTCTGGATATTTCAGCTTTAGCGGAATCTATTTCTTCAGTGCCTGCGGAACATTTAACCAGTAAGATCTCAAAGTTATCAAAAGAGAAAATAGTGAACTATACTCCCCTTTATTTATCTCAGCAGCTTACGGAACTGTATAGCAAGGTGCTTTCCCGATGAAAGGACATATTCTATTTATCATTGACGGATTACCAGGAGGGGGAGCTGAAAACGTTACAATTCGTTTATGTAGCGGCCTGCAACAAAAAGGTTTTGATATTACCTTGCTATCTCTCTCTGATAAGTGTGATTACCCGATCCCAAATCATGTTGAACTAATCATTAATACAGACGAATACAGAGGGCCTTTTAGAAGACAGACTGAAATTGTTCGTAGAGCTAAATCTATGGATAAAATTTTGTCAAAAGTCTTTCTTCAAAAAGGTAAACCAGTGTTAGTGATATCTAACTTACATAAAACGGATCGTATTGTTGCGAAATCTAAAACATTGGCAAACTTAAATGTATGGTTTTGTATTCATGGTATATTTTCAAAATCGTATCTTGAAAACAAAACGGGATTATCTCGTTGGATTAAGAAATGGAAAATTCGGCAAGTTTATCGAAACCGTAACTTGATTTGTGTTTCTGATGCTGTTGGATTGGATTTGAAAGAAAACTTATCGTTGGCTCCCAGAAACATGGTCACGATTTACAATCCATTCAATCTTACTGAAATTAAAACGCATTCTTTGGAAAATAACCCTTATTCCGGCGAAAATTATTTTCTTCATCTTGGGCGTTTCCACAGCGTAAAACGCCATGATCGCTTGCTGGAAGCTTTTGCCATGGCTGCTCTCCCTTGTAAGTTGTTAATTGCAGGTCAAGGTGATGAAAACACAGTCAGGATAATAAAACAAAAAATTGCGGAACTTGGCTTGCAATCTAAAGTTTTCCTAATTGGCTTCTTAGCGAACCCATTACCGATAATACGGGAGGCTAAAGCTGTTGTATTAAGTTCAGATAGCGAAGGTCTAGGCAATGTTTTGATTGAGGCTTTGATTTGTAATACTCCGATTGTCAGCACGAATTGCCCTGGTGGAGTCAGCGAGATTATGGTGGGTGAATTGGAACAATATAAATCTGAGTTGACCTCTGACTCGTTAGCGGAAAAAATGCGACTTGTTTACCAAAATCCTCCGGAAATCACGGAAAATATGTATAAGAAATTCGACTTGGAAGTTGTGCTTGGTAAGTATTTAGGTTTGATAGGATAATAAACTCTAAAGGATTCTGGACGTAGTATTGATAAAATAGATAATATGATGGCATTTGAATTGGTGTAGACAATTTATTTACTAAAACATTCTTAAGCAATATTACACTGTATCTTATTTATTTCTCCTTTGAGTATGTATCTCATGACACAACCTGCATTCATCATCACAATTGATACTGAAGGTGATAACCTTTGGCAAAACAGTGAGCATATTTCTACCGAAAATACACGTTATCTACCACGGTTTCAGAGTTTATGTGAGCGTTTCGGATTCAAACCTGTTTGGCTGACTAACTATGAGATGGCAATGGATGATAGCTATATCGAATTCGCTCAAGACGTGATAGCCAGAAATACGGGTGAAATTGGGATGCATTTGCATGCCTGGAATAGTCCACCCATTATTCCCCTTACTGATGATGATATGCGTTACAAGCCATATCTGATTGAATATCCCAGAGATCAAATTAAAGCCAAAATTGATTTAATGACCAAACTTTTGGAAGATAAGCTCCAGACTAAGATGTTGAGCCATCGTGCTGGTCGTTGGGCATTTAACGAATATTATGCACAATTGCTGGTTGAGTATGGATATCAGGTAGATTGCTCTGTTACCCCAAAAATTAATTGGCAGTTGACCAAAGGTAATCCTAATGGAAATGGCGGAACAGACTATAGTCATTTTCCTGCTCGTGCTTATTTTATGGATTTGCAGGATATTGCCAAAGAAGGCGATTCTTCGTTATTGCAAGTTCCGATGAGTATTCAATATAAGCACTCTGCGATGATGAACTTCGTTAAGCAGAAATATGATCGATTGAGAGGAAAACAGCGTTCACCATCGGTTAACTGGTTGCGACCAAAAGGTGGGAATTTGGCGCAGATGAAAACAGTTATTCAGCAAACTTTAGCGAATGGCAGTGATTATGTTGAGTTTATGTTACATTCGTCTGAATTTATGCCGGGAGGAAGCCCAACATTTAAGAATGAAGAACAGATTGAACAGCTGTATCGCGATTTGGAAGGATTGTTTGAATTTTTGCAGCCATTGGTGAAAGGAATGACGTTGGAGGAATATTACAGTCAAAAGAGACTGGGAATTTTGAACTAACTTATAAGTAATTAGCTAGGCCCTAAATAGCGCTTCAAAATGATAGGAGCAAAATTTGTCCCGCGCGTCGCACGGGGCAAGATTGCAAACTCTCACTATTATGAATAACTATTTAGATTTGGTGTGTTAAATAAATATTAATAGTTATATTATGTGAAAATTATCACTATCAAAACAATATTTTATAAAAAAACCTCTTAGTTGGAGTGTTTATTAAAATATGTAACTTTATAATTTTAATAACTTTTTCTTAAAACTAAGCCTTACTTTGGGATCTAAGAAATATGAAATTTTACTGGTTTTCTTTATTATATTTTTTAGATCTATTTTTTTTTCATGAGATAATAATTCTTCATTTTTAAAAAGATGTTCAATGGCGTGACTCGCAACAAGATTATGGTATCTGTCATCAAATTTATCATTCATATACAGAATTACATCAGCCATAATATCAGCCTTCTGACGAGTAATCTTATTTGATAAGCTATCACTACGTTTTATATAATTATAAAATACAGTATTTGTTATAAATATATTTTCACTTTTTATTAAAATATCTGGGAAAATTAATGCATCTTCATAACAAGAAACTTCGGGTATTTCAATATTATTAAATAAATTTTTATTAAAAAACTTACTACATAGGTGTGCCTGGAATTTTTTGTGAATTAAAAATGTTTGTATTGCTTTGTGTTTCGTTAATTTTGTCGGAGTTGAAAAAATTGATTGTTCAACATAATCAGATTTATTGTTTACGTCGTTTATTTTTGAAATTAATATATCAACTTTATTAGACATCAGAAAATCAATGAGTTTATGTATATCAAATTGAGGTAAGGTATCATCACCATCAATAAATGTTATATATTCGCCTCTGCTATTTTTTATAGCAAAATTCCGTACTTTTCCAATATTTCCAAATTCAGTTCTAATATATTTGAATTCTTTTTCTGAATTTGCAAATTCTATCATTATATTAGATGTATTATCGATTGATTTATCGTCAATCAATACGACTTCAACTTCGTGTCCAGAGTAATTTTTAATACATTTTTTTATACTAATTAAACAATTTGATATAAAATACTCAAAATTATGTGCAGTGACAATAATAGATAATATAGGTTTCATGATAATCCTCAATATTTAAAATTAAAACCACCATATTATATAAATTTCTGTTAGATAACATCTACAGTAATGATTTTATTTTTTTTCTGTTAGTTAGATATAAAAATCTTGAATATGTTTTTAGTGCAATACCTAACAATTCGTTTGTTTTGGCTCGTGAATATAATTTAAATCTTTTTGAAATCACAACATCATAAATATTTTTCTTATATTCAAGTGATGATGAAAGGGTCATTTTCTTGGCAGAATCTTTTAAAATTTTATCTAATTCAATAATCTCGTTTGCTGATAATTTATTAGAAGAATTTATCTTAATAAGATTGTCAATATCTATCTTAATGCCTAAAGTAGACATTATTTTAAGTTGTGACAAGGCGGCATAAAATCGTTGCTCACTGTAATAGTGAGTTCTATTTTTATCTGGGTGTATCCTATATTTTAATAAAACATCAGATAAATTTATAAACTTGTGGTTATTGTCTATTGCCATAAAAAATAATTTAGCCCATAAGCCATAATCTTGCGCTTTTTTATAATCTTCGGGATAAATGGGGTCTAATTTTAACAAAATATCTTTTCTCATCATCACAGTAGGATGATAAAATGGGCAATCAAATATAATGCTGGATATGATTTTATCATGGCTCAAAGGGGGAGTTTTGTTATTATTAGGTTCTTCATATATACTCATTGCCGTGCCACATACGATAGTGTCTGGATAATTCATCATATGTTGGTATTGGATTTTTAACCTATCAGGGAATGAAAAGTCATCAGCATCCATTCTAGCGATAAATTTTCCTTTAGCTAAAGATATAGCTATATTCAAGGACTTAGCAAGACCCATGTTATTAGTGTTATTTATTATTTTTATTCTTTTATCTTTATTTTGAAACTCTAATAATATATTAGCAGTTTTATCTGTGGATGCATCATCAATTATGATAAATTCATAGTTATTAAAAGACTGTTCTAAAATTGAATTTATTGCTTCAGATAAAAACTCTTCTCCATTAAAAACAGACATTACAACAGATATTTCAGGTTGTTCTTTGTTCATACTTTTCTCATTTTAACTAATACTATAATTTACATTATTTTTTAAAATATTTTTTGGTATTTAAGTCTAATTTAATAAGATCTCCCATAATCTTATCAATGTTTTTATTCTCTTCATTATTCAACTCTCTATCCATTCCAGCAGAGTGGATAAAGGTAAGTTCACCAAAATTTATAATTCCGTCATTTAAATATAGATCTACTCGCACAAATGGAAACGGTTTTGCTAGCTTCATTGCATAGTCAAATAATTTTTCAAAATTTTGGGGTTTTTCAAGCTTAGAAATATTAGCATCAAGGTAATCTACTCCATAAGGTAAAAGGTGCCAGTTTTCATCCATGAAATAAAACTTTGGTTTCTCTGACTCTCTTTCAGTGCAAACCATAACAAATTTTGGTTTTCCATTAAAACAAAATATCTTATAATCATAAGGTAATGCTCCATTTGATGTTTCAATGAATTTTTCGCATATTATTTTTTTGGGGATATCTCTATATACTAATTCTACAGCTTTACGCCAATAGTCTTCTTTCATCCAGTTGTTTAGTTTTTTTACTGTTTTATCTATATTCAAATTACTTTTATCTTTACATATTATATTATAACCAGCACCATGATTACATTTCATAACAAACTTATTTGGTAATTTACTCCAATCAATATCACTAGCTTTATCCCAACTAGCATATATTGGTATCAATATCTCTTGACAACCATTTTCTGATACATAGTCTCTGACTGAGAACTTATCAGCACACTTAATAACAAGATTATTATCTTTATATGTGTTTAACTTTAGCCATTGTAGTTTTTCATTAAATGTAACTGGATTTTTTAAATTAAGTTGTTGGTTTAATCTTTGTTTATAAATTGATTTTGTTACAAACTCAGGGAATAATCCGCATCCATGGTAAAATAATTTATTTCTTAATATTTTTAAATATTTATTCATACTTAGTCTTTAACTAAAAAATTGATTCTTGAAAATAGTTTTTTACTATAACATAAAAATAATTAGATAGCATCAATCACAAATCAACATTTGTTCAAAAAGAGAGAATGTTTTGCGAGGAATTGTTCAAAAACGCTCCAGCTTTAACCTGCAAATATGATTTTATTGGTGTTATTTTCCTTGTTGTCAGTGCTTATAGTTAGCTCTAAAATCCAGAGCTGCGCTGGGCAAGATTGACTCCTATCATTTTAAAACATTATTTAGATGAAAACTTAAAAAACTTGGATTCACATAATAATTCCTTGTCTCAATTTATCAGAAAAACTAGCTAAAAAAAATGAAATTATGATCTATAATTTATCCATGTCTAGTGCAATAAATTCATTTAAGAAGATTAAGTTTAACTTGATTTCATAATGTATACCAATAATTGTTTTTTTGGTTATGTTTATTTTATCTGGAAAGTAGATATATAATTATATTTTTTCGCCTCAAAATGAAATATATTTACTTTTATTCTATTAAAACAACTTAATCAGTAGTTTTTGTGTAAAATAATCTTTTAAGAAAAACATGAACAACTTTTGTATTAAAAGAGCTAATTTTATAGGATTGAACATGATGAAAATAAAAACACTCCTTTCAGGATGGAAAGAATGCAGTTTTGAACAGTATAAAGAAGCTCATGCTCTTTTTGGGGGATGTACATCAACGCATCCCAATATTGTATCTTTTTTGGATAGGCACCTTGCTGGGCAGTTTTGCTTTTATATCAAAAAAACAGAATTTGGAATTAAAGGTGCTTGTTTTTCCTTAAAAAACAAAAAATTAATTGAAGAAATGCAAACTAGATACCCAATTTCATATGATGAGCTTGTTTTCCCTATTGCCGCAGACGCAAAAGTATTTTTACCTGTAAAATCAAAAAGATTATCTCCAATTCATAAAAATAATTTTATCAATACCAGTTTCAACTCCCGATTGAACAAACGAAAAGTTTGCCTAATCAAAGACAGTTTTTCTTACAAAACCCGCCGTAATCGCAGTAATGAAATTAATAAATTCAAACGTGCGGGGGGCGAAATTCGTTCCTCAAATGAGTTCAGTGTAGAAGAATTGGTGAATATTTATATCGATTTGTATCAGAAACGTTGGAATTATTGCCATTCTGAGGAGCAAAAAAAACACTTGCTTGAAATATATACTGAGCTTCGTGAGCATATATTTGGCAGTGTGTTACTGATTAATGGCAAACCATGTGCCTACGATTTTGTTCTGTGGGCGAATAGTCCTAAATGGATCTCCTTTGATGCCATTAATGGGGGCTATGATCCTGAATATGCACATCTTAGTGTTGGTAGTATCTTGATGTGGGTGAATACCCAAGAAGCAAAAGCACTGTGTCAACAGGCAGACAAAATTATGCGTTACTCACTGGGTAATCCTACATTTGAATATAAAAATCGCTGGTGTGAAATATTGCCATTAGGCAAAGTGCTTTTTTAATATGTCGCCCAAGAGCAACATAACCTCCGACGGCATAATCCCCTCCATCGTATTATCTGCCGATTTCAGAGGATGTTGCTCTTTCCCGTACCCACCAATCAAACCCGGATCAGTCGGCCCAAATAGCGTAATGTTGGGTCGATCAAGGGCTGCCGTAAGATGGCTTAATCCTGTATCAACCGAAACCACCGCTTTTGCTCCCGCCAGAACGTGTGCGATTTCGGCCAATGTCAGTTTTGGCAGCACATCAACATGAGAAAATCCCTCAGCGAGCCTGAGTGCCCGCTGGTGTTCGTGCCCTGCACCCCAAGGCAGTTTGATACGCAGGCCGGTGGGTGCGATATGGGCGATAAGTTGCCGCCAGTGATTTTCAGGCCAATGTTTTTCATCGCGCGTGGTTGCATGGAGGAAAACCAGATAGTTATTCAGGTTATGACTTTCCTCACGCAAAAAATGGCGGGCGATAGCATAATCACCTTGTTCCGACGGTTTTTTATAGCCCAAACTATCCGCAAATAAATCCCGAATGCGTTCAACCGCATGTTGTTGTTTGCTGACAGCATGGCAATGGTCGTAGAAGACGCTGGCGATGGGTTCACGGATGCTTTTTTTATCGTAACCATGCTTTGGACCAGAGGCCAGGCGAGTGACCAAAAAAGCACTTTTTAACAGGCCTTGGGCGTCAATGATGGCGTCATATTGGTGCTGTTGCAGTTGTTGCCTGAATTGGGCCCGTTCTGCACGAATATCTTTGCTGAACCAATTTTTTCGCCAGCGGCGGATCGCCACGGGGATCACCTTTTCGACCGCATTGTGCCAGGTTGGAATTTGGGCAAATCCTTCTTCCACCACCCAATCAAATTCGATATCAGGAAAATGCTGTTTCGCATCAGTTAATGCCGGCAGAGTATGTAATACATCCCCCATTGAAGAGGTTTTTACCAATAAAACACGCATTAATTTTGGCTCTCCGCCTGTAGCAGTTTCTCTAATGAAGCTAAAACCGTTTCAGGTTGAATATCAATCAGGCTTTGGTGATAGCCACCGTCACGGTCACCTTTGCGGATTTTATGATAGCCGGTAATCAGGCGGATCACTTCCGCTTTATTTGAGAGAGGAGGCGTAAAATCCGGGCTGCTGGGTCCATATAATGCGACTAAAGGACGGTTTAAGGCGGCTGCCACATGCATCAAACCTGAATCGTTGGTGACGACAGAATCGCAGGCCGCAATCAGATTGACGGCTTGCTCAAGTGACGTTTTCCCGGCCAAATTAAGGCAATCTTCGCGGGCATCATCGCTTAAAAGTGCACGAATATCTTCACCCGCTTGATGATCTTTGGCGGAGCCAAACAGCAAAACCTGATAACCTTTTTGGCTAATTAACTGCCCGGCAAGGGCGGCATAGTGATAATGCGGCCAGCGTTTGGCGGGGCCGAATTCGGCACCGGGGCAGAAACCAATCATCGGGCGGTGATCCGCAATATTAAAGGCTGAGGTGGATTCTGCTATATCTTCGTCATTGACACTTAATCGCGGCCATAACAAAGGTTGTGGAAGTTCATCAGCGTTACGCAGTTTCCCTTCATAGGCGAGGGCGGCATAACGTTGAACCATCAGTGGAAAAG
This genomic interval from Xenorhabdus doucetiae contains the following:
- the rfaF gene encoding ADP-heptose--LPS heptosyltransferase RfaF encodes the protein MKILVIGPSWVGDMMMSQSLYRTLKDLYPDAEIDVMAPAWCRPLLAKMPEVSQAVAMPLGHGALALGERRRLGHALRENRYDRAYVLPNSFKSALVPFFANIPLRTGWRGEMRYGLLNDLRVLNKPAFPLMVQRYAALAYEGKLRNADELPQPLLWPRLSVNDEDIAESTSAFNIADHRPMIGFCPGAEFGPAKRWPHYHYAALAGQLISQKGYQVLLFGSAKDHQAGEDIRALLSDDAREDCLNLAGKTSLEQAVNLIAACDSVVTNDSGLMHVAAALNRPLVALYGPSSPDFTPPLSNKAEVIRLITGYHKIRKGDRDGGYHQSLIDIQPETVLASLEKLLQAESQN